In one Pseudarthrobacter sp. NBSH8 genomic region, the following are encoded:
- the tsaB gene encoding tRNA (adenosine(37)-N6)-threonylcarbamoyltransferase complex dimerization subunit type 1 TsaB produces the protein MLILAIDTSAVASAALVSDDALEGVVASFSTEDTRSHAEVLAPGIEDLLASAGVTGRDIDAIVTGVGPGPFTGLRSGIATARTLAFVWDKPLYGLMSLDAVALEVAESTDAAAEFLVVTDARRKEVYWARYSLADGQLPQLEDGPHVSFAADLPHLPAYGAGAGLYSDVLRADPGFSNEQPDALYLGQFALARLASGGQLLDSTPLYLRESDAQVPGPRKRAL, from the coding sequence ATGCTTATTCTTGCCATCGACACCTCCGCCGTAGCCAGTGCTGCGCTGGTTTCGGACGACGCCCTTGAAGGCGTTGTGGCCAGCTTCTCCACCGAGGACACCCGCAGCCACGCCGAAGTACTGGCCCCCGGCATCGAGGACCTGCTGGCTTCTGCCGGCGTCACCGGCCGGGACATTGACGCGATCGTGACAGGCGTGGGCCCAGGCCCGTTCACCGGCCTGCGCTCGGGGATCGCAACCGCCCGGACGCTCGCCTTCGTCTGGGACAAACCGCTGTACGGGCTGATGAGCCTGGACGCTGTGGCACTGGAAGTGGCAGAGTCCACTGATGCCGCGGCCGAATTCCTGGTGGTCACGGACGCCCGGCGCAAAGAAGTTTACTGGGCACGGTACAGTCTCGCCGACGGCCAATTGCCGCAGCTCGAGGACGGCCCGCACGTCAGCTTCGCCGCCGACCTCCCGCACCTCCCGGCCTACGGCGCAGGCGCCGGACTCTACAGTGACGTGCTGCGCGCCGACCCGGGCTTCAGCAACGAGCAGCCCGACGCTCTCTACCTCGGACAGTTCGCCCTGGCCAGGCTCGCCTCCGGCGGGCAACTGCTCGACTCCACACCCCTGTACCTCCGCGAGTCGGACGCCCAGGTCCCCGGCCCACGGAAGCGGGCCCTGTGA
- a CDS encoding class I SAM-dependent methyltransferase → MAQAPQDQIAPLLTSEGWELLASLGPYREDKAFELNAALRKAGHSPALVSAVLTQSRLRTKAELKFGEFARSMLFTQAGLEQATRLTVAARHAERFAQAGVRHVADLGCGLAADSLALASMDITVTAVEMDETTAACATVNLIPFPNATVVHSDATTVPLDGVDGVWLDPARRVTSTSGTKRIWDPEAFSPPLSFVESLAATGRAVGVKMGPGMPHESVPAGCEAQWISVGGDVTEVALWFNSVRRPGIRRAALLLGPQGAAELTSADDFDGGPAAPVGPAEGYLYEPDGAVIRAGLVADVALQLGGHLLDEHIAYICAPELVDTPFARAYKVLEVMPYNVKALKAWVKENGITVLDIKKRGTSVTPEELRKQLFAGNKGAGKKAGQKTATLVLTRIGEDRVAISVEPA, encoded by the coding sequence ATGGCTCAAGCACCGCAGGACCAGATCGCCCCACTGCTCACGAGCGAAGGCTGGGAGCTCCTGGCGTCCCTGGGCCCGTACCGGGAGGACAAGGCGTTCGAGCTCAACGCGGCCCTCCGCAAGGCCGGCCACTCCCCTGCATTGGTCTCCGCCGTCCTCACCCAGTCCCGGCTCCGCACCAAGGCCGAGCTGAAGTTCGGCGAGTTCGCCCGGAGCATGCTCTTCACGCAGGCCGGGCTGGAACAGGCCACGCGTCTTACGGTCGCGGCAAGGCATGCCGAGCGCTTTGCGCAGGCCGGCGTCCGCCATGTGGCCGACCTTGGGTGTGGCCTTGCCGCGGATTCCCTGGCCCTGGCCTCAATGGATATCACGGTCACGGCCGTGGAAATGGACGAAACCACCGCCGCCTGCGCCACGGTCAACCTGATCCCCTTCCCCAACGCCACGGTGGTGCATTCGGACGCCACCACCGTACCTTTGGACGGGGTCGACGGCGTCTGGCTGGATCCCGCACGCCGCGTCACCTCCACTTCGGGTACCAAGCGGATCTGGGATCCTGAGGCGTTCTCACCGCCCCTGTCATTTGTGGAATCACTCGCGGCCACCGGGCGCGCGGTTGGCGTCAAAATGGGCCCCGGCATGCCGCACGAGTCTGTTCCCGCTGGCTGCGAGGCGCAGTGGATATCGGTGGGCGGCGACGTCACCGAGGTGGCCCTGTGGTTCAACTCCGTGCGCCGGCCCGGAATCCGCCGGGCCGCGCTGCTGCTTGGCCCGCAGGGTGCCGCCGAGCTGACCAGCGCTGACGACTTCGACGGCGGTCCCGCGGCGCCGGTGGGTCCGGCGGAGGGCTACCTGTATGAGCCCGATGGTGCGGTGATCCGCGCCGGCCTGGTGGCCGACGTCGCGCTTCAATTGGGCGGGCACCTGCTGGACGAGCACATCGCCTACATCTGCGCTCCGGAACTGGTGGACACGCCCTTCGCCCGGGCGTACAAGGTCCTGGAGGTGATGCCGTACAACGTCAAGGCGCTCAAGGCCTGGGTGAAGGAGAACGGCATCACGGTGCTGGACATCAAAAAGCGCGGCACGTCGGTAACCCCGGAGGAACTGCGCAAGCAGCTGTTCGCCGGCAACAAAGGTGCCGGCAAGAAGGCCGGACAAAAAACAGCCACCCTGGTCCTGACCCGTATTGGGGAGGATCGGGTGGCCATCTCGGTGGAACCGGCCTGA
- the tsaD gene encoding tRNA (adenosine(37)-N6)-threonylcarbamoyltransferase complex transferase subunit TsaD: MNRSQPLVLGIESSCDETGVGIVRGTTLLTNTVSSSMDEHVRFGGVIPEIASRAHLDAFVPTLRQALADADVPLEDVDAIAVTSGPGLAGALMVGVCAAKALAVATGKPLYAINHLVAHVGVGLLDVNPDGGAAAGAAVGLGHAGRLPENLGALLVSGGHTEILKIDSITSDVQLLGCTIDDAAGEAYDKVARILGLGYPGGPAIDKLARTGNPKAIRFPRGLSQPKYMGTAEEPGKHRYDWSFSGLKTAVARCVEQFEARGEEVPVADVAAAFQEAVVDVITSKAVLACREHGIKDVLLGGGVAANSRLRELTGQRCASAGIKLHVPPLELCTDNGAMVAALGAQLVMAGIGPSGIRFAPDSSMPVTAVSLPA; the protein is encoded by the coding sequence ATGAACCGCTCGCAGCCCCTGGTGCTGGGCATCGAATCCTCCTGCGACGAAACCGGTGTGGGCATCGTCCGCGGCACCACGCTGCTCACCAACACGGTGTCCTCCTCGATGGACGAGCACGTCCGCTTCGGCGGCGTGATCCCCGAGATCGCCTCCCGCGCACACCTTGATGCCTTTGTGCCCACTCTGCGGCAGGCCCTGGCCGACGCCGACGTGCCGCTGGAGGACGTGGACGCCATTGCCGTCACCTCCGGCCCCGGGCTGGCAGGCGCCCTGATGGTGGGGGTCTGCGCCGCGAAGGCTTTGGCCGTGGCCACCGGCAAGCCGCTGTATGCCATCAACCACCTGGTGGCGCATGTCGGCGTCGGGCTGCTGGACGTAAACCCCGACGGCGGTGCTGCTGCGGGTGCTGCGGTTGGGCTCGGCCACGCCGGCCGTCTCCCGGAGAACCTGGGTGCCCTGCTGGTCTCCGGCGGGCACACCGAGATCCTGAAGATCGACAGCATCACCAGCGACGTCCAGCTCCTCGGCTGCACCATCGACGACGCCGCCGGCGAAGCCTACGACAAGGTGGCCCGCATCCTGGGCCTCGGCTACCCGGGCGGCCCGGCCATCGACAAGCTCGCCCGCACCGGCAACCCCAAAGCCATCCGTTTCCCGCGCGGCCTCAGCCAGCCCAAGTACATGGGCACCGCCGAGGAGCCGGGAAAGCACCGCTACGACTGGTCCTTCAGCGGCCTGAAGACGGCAGTGGCGCGGTGCGTCGAGCAGTTCGAGGCCCGCGGCGAAGAGGTGCCGGTGGCCGACGTCGCCGCAGCCTTCCAGGAAGCGGTGGTGGACGTCATCACGTCCAAGGCCGTCCTGGCCTGCCGCGAGCATGGCATCAAAGACGTTCTCTTAGGCGGGGGAGTGGCCGCCAACTCCAGGCTGCGGGAACTCACCGGTCAGCGCTGTGCGTCCGCCGGAATCAAGCTCCATGTGCCGCCGCTGGAGCTGTGCACGGACAACGGCGCCATGGTGGCGGCCCTCGGTGCCCAGCTGGTGATGGCCGGGATCGGGCCCAGCGGCATCCGCTTCGCCCCCGACTCCTCGATGCCGGTCACCGCGGTGTCACTCCCCGCCTGA
- the rimI gene encoding ribosomal protein S18-alanine N-acetyltransferase, whose protein sequence is MPTSADGVVIRDMTLEDVPAVDALEQRLFPADAWPLHMFLSELSQHETRRYLVAESGGDIVGYAGLMCIEPVADVQTIAVVPEFEGRGIGLTLLTRLVDEARHRGAADVLLEVRADNPRAQQLYVRFGFEQIHVRRGYYRDGVDALIMRLQLVPEGTAPAPADPAAAPDPTTEAGKA, encoded by the coding sequence ATGCCTACCAGCGCAGACGGAGTGGTCATCCGGGATATGACCCTCGAAGACGTGCCCGCAGTGGACGCTCTGGAGCAGCGGCTGTTCCCGGCGGACGCGTGGCCGCTGCACATGTTCCTGTCCGAACTGTCCCAGCACGAAACGCGCCGGTACCTGGTGGCGGAAAGTGGCGGGGACATTGTGGGGTACGCCGGCCTGATGTGCATCGAGCCCGTCGCGGATGTCCAGACCATCGCCGTGGTGCCTGAATTCGAAGGCAGGGGTATCGGCTTAACACTCCTGACCCGGCTGGTTGACGAAGCCCGGCACCGGGGAGCAGCGGACGTCCTCCTGGAGGTCCGTGCGGACAATCCCCGGGCGCAGCAGCTGTACGTGCGGTTCGGCTTCGAACAGATCCATGTCCGCCGCGGGTATTACCGCGACGGCGTTGACGCCCTGATCATGCGGCTGCAACTGGTCCCCGAAGGCACAGCCCCCGCACCAGCCGACCCGGCAGCGGCCCCGGACCCCACAACAGAAGCAGGCAAAGCATGA
- a CDS encoding glycoside hydrolase family 3 N-terminal domain-containing protein, producing MSVEQKAGQVLIPLYAGTDAEAQAATIERLHLAGSIIMGDNVPLDARGQADPVAMATVNARLAQAAKADGRPWPGLIGVDQEGGIVARLGAPLTEWPTALSYGAAANVPLAKDAGRGLAAEVGSLGFTVAFAPVADVTIGPADPTIGARSMSGNPDAAGALAVGFSQGMQEAGVLPALKHFPGHGSVTVDSHQELPVQPAGIAELEARDWKPFRAAIVAGVPMVMTGHIAVPALEPGVPASLSGPAYAALRGMGFKGVAVTDALNMGAVQKQYPGGSAATAALAAGADLLLMPTDVGQAHTAIVSAVAARTLPAARLDEAAIRVATMMIWRGRVTSPPAGSAPASAAPGSGGDISARVSAGAVTVLSGHCGAPIVQGSIRIAGGSPQDRARFEAAAAKAGLGTGAGPLVSLIGYAGRPVGGDIAVALDAPWPLQDSSAPVKIALYGRTPGAFDALVAVLAGKATAPGKLPAAVGSYPAGTGCP from the coding sequence ATGTCGGTGGAGCAGAAAGCCGGTCAGGTGCTGATTCCGCTGTATGCCGGTACCGACGCCGAAGCCCAGGCCGCGACCATTGAACGCCTCCATCTGGCCGGGTCCATCATCATGGGCGACAACGTCCCGCTCGACGCCCGCGGCCAGGCGGATCCGGTCGCCATGGCGACGGTCAACGCCCGGCTGGCCCAGGCCGCAAAAGCCGACGGCAGGCCCTGGCCCGGGCTCATCGGCGTCGACCAGGAAGGCGGGATCGTAGCGCGGCTCGGTGCGCCCCTGACCGAATGGCCAACAGCCTTGAGCTACGGAGCCGCCGCAAATGTGCCGCTCGCCAAGGATGCAGGCCGCGGCCTGGCCGCGGAGGTCGGGTCGCTGGGCTTCACCGTGGCCTTCGCGCCCGTTGCTGACGTGACCATCGGCCCCGCAGATCCAACCATCGGTGCCCGGTCAATGTCCGGCAACCCGGACGCAGCGGGAGCGCTGGCAGTGGGGTTCTCACAGGGCATGCAGGAGGCAGGCGTCCTGCCGGCCCTCAAACACTTCCCGGGCCACGGCTCCGTGACGGTTGACTCGCACCAGGAACTTCCGGTGCAGCCCGCGGGCATTGCGGAGCTCGAGGCCCGGGACTGGAAGCCGTTCCGGGCAGCCATCGTCGCCGGTGTGCCGATGGTTATGACCGGGCACATCGCCGTACCGGCCCTGGAACCGGGCGTCCCGGCGTCGTTGTCCGGCCCCGCCTACGCTGCCTTGCGCGGCATGGGTTTCAAGGGTGTGGCCGTAACCGATGCCCTCAATATGGGGGCAGTCCAAAAGCAATACCCTGGCGGCTCCGCAGCAACGGCGGCGCTGGCTGCCGGCGCGGACCTGCTGCTGATGCCGACGGATGTGGGGCAGGCCCACACGGCCATCGTGAGCGCCGTGGCGGCCCGAACACTGCCCGCGGCGCGCCTGGACGAAGCAGCCATCCGGGTGGCCACCATGATGATTTGGCGCGGCCGCGTCACCTCGCCGCCCGCCGGCTCGGCCCCCGCCAGCGCAGCGCCCGGCAGCGGCGGCGATATCTCGGCGCGGGTCTCCGCGGGCGCCGTCACAGTTCTGTCCGGACACTGCGGCGCGCCAATAGTCCAGGGAAGCATCCGGATCGCGGGCGGATCACCGCAAGACAGGGCACGGTTTGAGGCTGCCGCGGCGAAGGCCGGGCTCGGCACCGGGGCGGGCCCACTGGTCAGCCTCATCGGTTACGCCGGCCGTCCGGTCGGGGGCGATATCGCTGTCGCACTGGATGCGCCGTGGCCGCTGCAGGATTCCAGCGCTCCGGTGAAAATTGCGCTCTACGGCCGGACACCGGGTGCCTTTGACGCCCTCGTTGCCGTGCTGGCAGGCAAGGCGACTGCACCGGGAAAGCTGCCCGCCGCCGTCGGAAGCTATCCGGCCGGGACAGGCTGCCCGTAA
- a CDS encoding glutamate--cysteine ligase encodes MKIDFASSKQSTLGVEWELALVDGQTGELASVANEVLSGVVAKHPELNEDDEHPHIKQELLLNTVELVTGICETAAEAKEDLNRSLAAVREITDPMGVEAFCAGSHPFSPPQLQPVTDKARYAKLIDRTQWWGRQMVIYGVHVHVGLDRREKALPVLDGLVNYFPHFQALSASSPFWGGEDTGYASHRALMFQQLPTAGLPFQFPSWGEYESYVQDMFTTGVIDTLSEIRWDIRPVPNLGTIEMRICDGLATLEEVGAIAALTQCLVDEFSTTLDNGGTIPTMPPWHVQENKWRAARYGMEAIIILDAAGNERLVTDHLLETLNRLEPVAAKLGCPDELADVEKIIRRGAGYQRQRRVAAEHGGDLQAVVLDLVKQMRNGPTG; translated from the coding sequence ATGAAGATTGATTTCGCTTCATCGAAGCAATCAACTCTTGGTGTGGAATGGGAGCTGGCGCTGGTGGACGGCCAGACCGGTGAACTGGCATCGGTCGCCAACGAAGTGCTCAGCGGCGTGGTTGCCAAGCACCCCGAACTCAACGAAGACGACGAGCACCCGCACATCAAGCAAGAACTCCTGCTCAACACCGTTGAGCTGGTCACCGGCATCTGCGAAACTGCCGCCGAAGCCAAGGAGGACCTCAACCGGTCCCTGGCCGCGGTGCGCGAAATCACCGACCCCATGGGCGTGGAGGCTTTCTGCGCCGGCAGCCACCCGTTCAGCCCGCCGCAGCTGCAGCCCGTGACGGACAAAGCCCGGTACGCCAAGCTGATCGACCGTACGCAGTGGTGGGGCCGGCAAATGGTCATCTATGGTGTGCACGTCCACGTGGGCCTGGACCGGCGCGAAAAGGCACTCCCCGTCCTGGATGGCCTGGTCAACTACTTCCCGCACTTCCAGGCGCTCTCGGCGTCGAGCCCGTTCTGGGGCGGCGAGGACACCGGCTACGCGTCGCACCGCGCCCTGATGTTCCAGCAGCTGCCGACCGCGGGCCTGCCCTTCCAGTTCCCGTCCTGGGGCGAATACGAGTCCTACGTCCAGGACATGTTCACCACCGGCGTTATTGACACCCTGTCCGAGATCCGCTGGGACATCCGGCCGGTTCCCAACCTCGGCACCATCGAAATGCGCATCTGCGACGGCCTGGCCACCCTGGAGGAAGTGGGCGCGATTGCCGCCCTCACCCAGTGCCTGGTGGATGAATTCTCCACCACCCTGGACAACGGCGGCACCATCCCCACCATGCCGCCGTGGCACGTCCAGGAGAACAAGTGGCGTGCCGCCCGCTACGGCATGGAGGCCATCATCATCCTCGACGCCGCCGGCAACGAACGGCTGGTCACCGACCACCTCCTGGAGACCCTGAACCGGCTTGAGCCAGTGGCCGCGAAGCTCGGCTGCCCCGACGAACTGGCAGACGTCGAAAAGATCATCCGCCGCGGCGCAGGGTACCAGCGGCAGCGCCGGGTCGCTGCCGAGCACGGCGGCGACCTGCAGGCCGTGGTGCTGGACCTGGTCAAGCAGATGCGGAACGGGCCCACGGGGTAA
- the groL gene encoding chaperonin GroEL (60 kDa chaperone family; promotes refolding of misfolded polypeptides especially under stressful conditions; forms two stacked rings of heptamers to form a barrel-shaped 14mer; ends can be capped by GroES; misfolded proteins enter the barrel where they are refolded when GroES binds), with translation MAKQLAFNDAARRSLEAGIDKLANTVKVTLGPRGRNVVLDKKWGAPTITNDGVTIAREIELDDPYENLGAQLAKEVATKTNDVAGDGTTTATVLAQALVKEGLRNVAAGAAPGQIKRGIEVSVEAVAARLLENARPVEGTQVASVAAISAQSDEIGELLAEAFGKVGKDGVITIEESSTTQTELVLTEGMQFDKGYLSPYFVTDSERQEAVLEDALILINQGKISSVQDFLPLLEKALASSKPLFIIAEDVEGEALSTLIVNRIRGTLNVVAVKAPGFGDRRKAMLQDIATLTGAQVISAELGLSLDSVGLEVLGTARRITVTKDNTTIVDGAGSAEDVAARVSQLRAELTRTDSDWDKEKLQERLAKLAGGIGVIKVGAATEVELKEKKHRIEDAVSSTRAALEEGIVAGGGSALIHALKALDEDPAVKALEGDAAAAVGIVRRALVQPLRWIAQNAGFDGYVVTAKVAELETNNGFNAKTGEYEDLIAAGVIDPVKVTRAALRNAASIAALVLTTETLVVEKPANEDEHAGHSH, from the coding sequence ATGGCAAAGCAGCTTGCGTTTAACGACGCTGCCCGCCGGTCGCTTGAAGCCGGCATCGATAAGCTCGCCAACACTGTCAAGGTGACGCTCGGCCCCCGCGGCCGCAACGTTGTCCTCGACAAAAAGTGGGGGGCACCCACCATCACCAACGACGGCGTCACCATCGCGCGCGAAATTGAGCTTGATGACCCGTACGAAAACCTTGGCGCGCAGCTGGCTAAGGAAGTCGCCACGAAGACCAACGATGTCGCCGGCGACGGCACCACCACGGCCACCGTGCTCGCCCAGGCCCTGGTCAAGGAAGGCCTGCGCAACGTTGCGGCGGGCGCCGCCCCTGGCCAGATCAAGCGTGGCATCGAAGTTTCCGTAGAAGCCGTTGCAGCCCGCCTGCTCGAGAACGCACGCCCGGTTGAAGGCACCCAGGTTGCCAGCGTGGCAGCCATCTCGGCCCAGAGCGACGAAATCGGCGAGCTCCTCGCCGAGGCATTTGGCAAGGTCGGCAAGGATGGTGTGATCACCATCGAGGAGTCCTCCACCACGCAGACCGAGCTGGTCCTCACCGAAGGCATGCAGTTCGACAAGGGCTACCTGTCCCCGTACTTCGTGACCGACTCCGAACGCCAGGAAGCCGTCCTCGAGGACGCCCTTATCCTGATCAACCAGGGCAAGATCTCCTCAGTGCAGGACTTCCTGCCGCTGCTGGAGAAGGCGCTGGCGAGCTCCAAGCCGCTCTTCATCATTGCGGAAGACGTTGAGGGCGAGGCCCTGTCCACGCTGATCGTCAACCGCATCCGCGGCACCCTGAACGTTGTTGCCGTCAAGGCTCCGGGCTTCGGCGACCGCCGCAAGGCCATGCTGCAGGACATTGCCACCCTCACCGGTGCGCAGGTCATCTCCGCGGAACTGGGCCTCAGCCTGGATTCGGTTGGCCTTGAGGTGCTGGGTACCGCCCGCCGCATCACGGTCACCAAGGACAACACCACCATCGTTGACGGCGCCGGTTCCGCAGAAGACGTCGCAGCCCGGGTTTCCCAGCTGCGCGCCGAGCTGACCCGCACCGACTCCGACTGGGACAAGGAAAAGCTCCAGGAACGCCTGGCCAAGCTGGCCGGCGGCATCGGCGTCATCAAGGTCGGCGCAGCCACCGAAGTTGAGCTGAAGGAAAAGAAGCACCGCATCGAAGATGCAGTGTCCTCCACCCGCGCCGCCCTCGAAGAGGGCATCGTGGCCGGTGGCGGTTCCGCTCTGATCCACGCACTGAAGGCCCTCGACGAGGATCCTGCAGTCAAGGCCCTCGAAGGCGACGCCGCCGCTGCTGTGGGCATCGTCCGCCGCGCGCTGGTGCAGCCGCTTCGCTGGATCGCCCAGAACGCCGGTTTCGACGGCTACGTTGTCACCGCCAAGGTTGCCGAACTCGAAACCAACAATGGCTTCAATGCCAAGACGGGTGAGTACGAGGACCTGATCGCCGCCGGTGTCATCGACCCGGTCAAGGTCACCCGTGCAGCCCTGCGCAACGCGGCATCCATCGCTGCGCTGGTTCTCACCACCGAGACCCTCGTAGTGGAGAAGCCCGCAAACGAAGACGAGCACGCAGGCCACAGCCACTAG
- a CDS encoding ATP-dependent DNA ligase, with translation MLLDELVKTSDTVASTRSRLAKVDALADLLRRLEPVDIATAVGLLIAQPRQGRVGIGWRGMTAAMGEPAAEPSLTVSDLDAALDRLLATSGAGSAAERAATLRMVTAAATEREQAFIAGVLLGELRTGALEGVLTDAVARAADRPVDAVRRAAMLSGNLGETALLAITGTAAELDDVGLVVGRPVQPMLAGTAASASAALEVTGEASVEYKLDGARIQVHRAGDHVRIYTRTLAEVTHRLPEVVEVVRGLPVRDVILDGETLALDEDGGPRPFQETMSRFGADAVRATVLHPWFFDVLHIDGRDLLEEPLSTRIGVLEHIAPGYRIPGEITADAAVAERVSRDALAAGHEGVVVKAVGSAYAAGRRGSNWIKVKPVLTYDLVVLACEWGSGRRTGLLSNLHLGALDPTGEFGEPGGYVMVGKTFKGLTDALLRWQTERFQELEVRRTAGTVWVEPITVVEIAIDGVQQSSRYPGGIAMRFARVKRYRDDKTAAEADTIQTLRALLRS, from the coding sequence ATGTTGCTCGATGAGCTCGTGAAAACCTCGGATACCGTCGCGTCCACCCGCTCCCGGCTCGCGAAGGTCGACGCACTGGCCGATCTCCTGCGCAGGCTCGAGCCAGTGGACATCGCGACGGCCGTCGGCTTGCTTATCGCCCAGCCTCGGCAAGGCCGCGTCGGCATCGGCTGGCGCGGCATGACGGCAGCCATGGGAGAGCCGGCCGCTGAGCCGAGCCTGACGGTGTCCGACCTCGACGCTGCGCTGGACCGGCTGCTTGCCACCTCAGGCGCTGGATCAGCCGCGGAGCGCGCCGCGACCCTCCGGATGGTCACTGCGGCGGCAACAGAGCGTGAACAGGCCTTCATCGCCGGCGTGCTGCTCGGTGAACTGCGAACGGGTGCGCTTGAGGGTGTGCTGACGGATGCTGTTGCCCGCGCCGCCGATCGGCCCGTCGACGCCGTACGCCGCGCCGCGATGCTCTCCGGCAATCTCGGCGAAACCGCCCTGCTGGCCATCACGGGTACGGCGGCCGAGCTTGACGACGTGGGCCTCGTCGTCGGCCGTCCCGTGCAGCCCATGCTCGCCGGAACGGCGGCCAGTGCCAGCGCGGCGCTTGAGGTAACAGGGGAAGCATCCGTGGAATACAAGCTCGACGGGGCGCGCATCCAGGTGCATCGCGCCGGCGACCATGTGCGCATTTACACGCGCACCCTGGCCGAGGTGACCCACAGGCTGCCCGAGGTGGTGGAGGTGGTGCGCGGACTGCCGGTACGTGATGTGATCCTCGACGGCGAGACCCTCGCCCTCGACGAGGACGGCGGCCCCCGACCGTTCCAGGAGACCATGTCGCGGTTCGGGGCGGATGCGGTGCGCGCTACAGTGCTGCATCCGTGGTTCTTCGACGTGCTGCACATTGACGGGCGCGACCTGCTTGAGGAGCCGCTGTCGACGCGCATCGGCGTGCTCGAGCACATCGCCCCCGGGTACCGGATCCCGGGGGAGATCACGGCGGATGCGGCCGTTGCTGAGAGGGTCTCGCGCGATGCGCTGGCCGCGGGCCATGAGGGCGTGGTGGTGAAGGCGGTCGGATCGGCCTACGCGGCCGGCCGGCGTGGCTCCAACTGGATCAAAGTGAAACCGGTGCTCACCTACGACCTGGTGGTGCTCGCCTGCGAATGGGGATCGGGACGCCGCACCGGGCTGCTTTCGAACCTGCACCTGGGAGCCCTCGACCCGACCGGCGAGTTCGGCGAACCCGGCGGCTACGTAATGGTGGGCAAGACCTTCAAAGGACTCACCGACGCGCTGCTGCGCTGGCAGACCGAGAGGTTCCAGGAGCTTGAGGTGCGGCGAACGGCGGGCACCGTCTGGGTTGAGCCCATCACGGTGGTTGAGATCGCGATCGACGGCGTGCAGCAATCCTCGCGGTATCCGGGCGGAATCGCGATGAGGTTCGCACGCGTCAAGCGTTACCGCGACGACAAGACGGCGGCGGAGGCCGACACCATTCAGACGCTCCGGGCGCTGTTGCGTTCGTAG
- the groES gene encoding co-chaperone GroES, with the protein MSVSIKPLEDRIVVRPLEAEQTTASGLVIPDSAQEKPQEGEVVAVGPGRFEDGNRVPVDVAVGDVVIYSKYGGTEVKTGGNEYLVLSARDVLAIVVK; encoded by the coding sequence GTGTCGGTCTCTATTAAGCCTCTTGAGGATCGTATTGTTGTCCGCCCGCTCGAAGCCGAGCAGACCACGGCTTCCGGCCTGGTTATCCCGGACTCCGCACAGGAGAAGCCGCAGGAGGGTGAAGTTGTTGCAGTAGGCCCCGGCCGCTTCGAAGACGGCAACCGCGTCCCTGTCGACGTAGCCGTTGGCGACGTTGTTATCTACTCCAAGTACGGTGGAACCGAAGTCAAGACCGGTGGCAACGAGTACCTCGTGCTGTCCGCCCGCGACGTTCTGGCGATCGTCGTAAAGTAA
- a CDS encoding shikimate 5-dehydrogenase yields MTLCISLSARPSNNGTRFHNHLYDQLDLNWIYKAFAPTDLAQAIAGVRGLGIRGCAVSMPYKEDVMALVDELDPSAKAINSVNTIVNTDGRLLAYNTDYTAIEQLLAGNAVPADYSVLVQGAGGMAKATVAALRDAGFTDVTVIARNEDTGRALAEQYGFQWRATLDGGTADLIINVTPIGMAGGPEVDSLSFPEDAIAAAKVVFDVVALPAETPLIKAARAAGKQVITGAEVATIQALEQFVLYTGLRPTDEQVRAAEDFMRAQ; encoded by the coding sequence ATGACCTTGTGTATTTCGCTGTCGGCCCGGCCCAGCAATAATGGGACGCGGTTCCACAACCACCTGTACGACCAGCTGGATCTGAACTGGATCTACAAGGCCTTCGCCCCCACCGACCTGGCCCAGGCGATCGCCGGCGTCAGGGGCCTGGGCATCCGCGGCTGCGCGGTGTCCATGCCGTACAAGGAGGACGTCATGGCCCTCGTGGATGAGCTGGATCCCTCCGCCAAAGCCATAAATTCGGTCAACACCATCGTGAACACGGACGGACGTCTGTTGGCCTACAACACCGACTACACCGCCATCGAACAGCTCCTCGCCGGCAACGCCGTCCCTGCGGATTACTCGGTGCTGGTCCAGGGCGCCGGCGGCATGGCCAAGGCCACCGTCGCGGCCCTGCGCGACGCCGGCTTCACGGACGTCACGGTCATCGCCCGGAACGAAGACACCGGCCGGGCGCTCGCTGAGCAGTACGGGTTCCAGTGGCGGGCAACGCTCGACGGCGGCACCGCGGACCTGATCATCAACGTCACTCCCATTGGTATGGCGGGCGGTCCGGAGGTGGACTCCCTGTCCTTCCCGGAAGATGCCATCGCGGCAGCCAAAGTGGTGTTCGACGTTGTGGCGCTACCGGCCGAGACGCCGCTGATCAAGGCCGCCCGGGCCGCCGGGAAACAGGTGATCACGGGCGCCGAGGTGGCCACCATCCAGGCGCTCGAGCAGTTTGTGCTCTATACCGGCCTGCGGCCCACCGACGAGCAGGTCCGGGCCGCCGAAGACTTTATGCGCGCCCAGTAG